In bacterium, the DNA window GTGTGCGGTGGGACCTCCTGGCCCGCCTCGAGGCCGAAGACGACGACCCGCATCTCCGGGGCGTCGTGCAGCAGGCGGGAAACCGGCCGGTCCGGAGAGAACTGCGCTTCCTTCAGGGCATCGTGCATGGCGGTTGCCTCCTTCTTCCCGAAAGGGTTGGTGTCACCGGATCGTCCACCAGAGGTTGACCACTCCGAGGACGATCCCCGCGAACTGTGCCGCGCCGCCGGCCCACAGGAGCGGGGCGGCGGACGCGTGCGTGAAGCCGATCGCCATGGCGGCGGTCGCCGGGGCGGCCAGCCAGAAGTGGGCGGCGGCCCACCCCTCGCTGTGGAGGGGCTTCCCCGCGAACCGCGGGAGGATGTGGTACGCGATCCCGAAGATGACCATCATCACGAACCCCGTCAGGACGATGTGCGCGTGCGCCAGTCCCCATCGCGCCCCCGGATGGGATGCGTAGAGGGCATCCCGGGTGATCGGCAGGGAGAGGAGCACCCCCAGGAATCCCCCGAGGAGGAGGTACGCCATCCCCGCCTTCAGGAACCGGATCGTCGTCGTGTTCATGGTCCCTCTCCCCTCGCCGGATGCGGCGGCGAATCTTATCCCCTGACGCCAATGTACCATTCAGCGCCGGGGGGGGGATTGACCCCGGTCAAGGACGGGTCGGTGGCAGGGGTGGAGAATGGAACCGTGGAAATCCCTGTTCCCGGAGGCACGACGATGACCGATCCCGTGTTCGCGCGGCCGAAGAAGGATCCCGAGTTCGATCCGAACCGGTTCCTGCCCCGTCCCCTGTTCGAAAGCCCCGAGATGAAGGTCGTGCGCGCCACGTTCCGCGCCGGGCAGTTCATCCCGGTCCACGCTCCGGACGTGCACGTAGCCCTCTACATCCTCTCCGGGGAGGGGGAAGTGGTCGCGGGGAAGGAGCGGCGTCCCGTGACCGAAGGGGATCTCGTCGTCGTCCCGAGGAAGGTGCGGCGGGGCGTCAAGGCGAAGACCGACATGATCGTGCTGCACGTCGTCTCGCCGTCGCCGACGCAGGCCGACCACGGCGACATGGGGGAACGGATCGCCCGCGGGGAGTTCGAGCTCCCCGCCTGACCCGGGCGATACCGACCAGGATATTTCCGGGTCGCTATGCGTGGAAATCAGAACTGCAGCGTGGACAGTACCTTGCCCACGGTTCGTTCGACGGTGACGTTCCGCCGAACCGGATCGCAGGTGTATGTGAGGTGGCAGAACAACCGGGGGTCGGAGAGGATCGCCGGGGAGAAGGAAACCAGGTTGATCCCGCTTTTGTGCCTGGCGGAAGGAGAGAGAAGCCCCGGATGCCCTTCCCTCCGGAGCCTTTCCCCGACCTGCTGGGTGAACCCGTAGTCCTGCCCGACCAGGTCCGGATATTCGGATTCCTTGCCCGAGAGATCGATCAGAAGCGCCTTGCAGCGAACCCGGTAGACCGCCCGTTCCCTGTGGATCAACCCCGTGTTTCCTTCGGTCCCCGATTCTTCCTTGACCATATGGAAAGCCGTTTCGTGGATGGTGGTTTTGAGCGCAAGCGCACCATACCAGACACCGTACGAACCGTTGCCGTACCGGGTCTTCAAATACGGCTCGTTCTCGAAAGGATAGGTGATCGCGATGGTGTAGTGGAACCCGCGGGGGATCAGCCCGGGAGGAATACCGGTTTTCACCCTCGCCTCGGCCTCGACGGCGATCGCGCTCATGGAGGCGTCCCCGCCCGTCAGGTCATCGAAAAGATCCTGCGACTCCCGCAAGGAGACGATGTTACGGAACGCATCCTCGTCGAAATCGCGCACACGCGCGAAAAGAGACGTCACTGGCCGCGGTAGAAGTCGAGGTAGCGGGAAACCCGGGCGATCCCGATGATCCCCTGCTCCTTCATGACGGCGAGGGGGGTCAGGTTGCTGAACGCCTCGTTCCGACGGTTCACCCAGGAGTAGAGCATC includes these proteins:
- a CDS encoding RES family NAD+ phosphorylase, whose product is MTSLFARVRDFDEDAFRNIVSLRESQDLFDDLTGGDASMSAIAVEAEARVKTGIPPGLIPRGFHYTIAITYPFENEPYLKTRYGNGSYGVWYGALALKTTIHETAFHMVKEESGTEGNTGLIHRERAVYRVRCKALLIDLSGKESEYPDLVGQDYGFTQQVGERLRREGHPGLLSPSARHKSGINLVSFSPAILSDPRLFCHLTYTCDPVRRNVTVERTVGKVLSTLQF
- a CDS encoding cupin domain-containing protein, which codes for MTPVKDGSVAGVENGTVEIPVPGGTTMTDPVFARPKKDPEFDPNRFLPRPLFESPEMKVVRATFRAGQFIPVHAPDVHVALYILSGEGEVVAGKERRPVTEGDLVVVPRKVRRGVKAKTDMIVLHVVSPSPTQADHGDMGERIARGEFELPA
- a CDS encoding cbb3-type cytochrome c oxidase subunit I — its product is MNTTTIRFLKAGMAYLLLGGFLGVLLSLPITRDALYASHPGARWGLAHAHIVLTGFVMMVIFGIAYHILPRFAGKPLHSEGWAAAHFWLAAPATAAMAIGFTHASAAPLLWAGGAAQFAGIVLGVVNLWWTIR